The genomic window ACCAACAGCGCCAACGCGGGCAAGAAGAACGTGAAGGTCGACTACACGTTGCTGTTCGATCCCTCCGAGGCGGGAAAGCAGTACCAGGTGGCGATCAGCCTCATGGGCGAGGACACCCCGTCAGATGAAGAGCCGCCCAAGCCGTTCGTGTTACCCCAGCCGCTCTACACCTTCGGGTTCGGCCTGATTCCCCCGCAGAAGTACACCGTGGTGACCGCGCAGGCGGGTGAGCAGAGCTTCTCCGAGACACGTGAGGTCGACACCTCCGTCCTGAACGAGGATCCCGGTGTCAACATCATCCAGACGCCGTCCGGCAACCTCAAGATCCCTCACCCTGATGAGGTGTACGCGGCCGTCAACGTCAGCCGGGTCGCTCGTTCGAACACGGTCAATTTGTTCATCTGAGCAGGGCTGAGCAGGAGAGGGCCTCCCGGAATCCACCCGGGAGGCCCTCTTGGCGCATTACAGCCCGTACTGCTTGCATTTGAAGGTGAAGGTACGCAGCGGCATGCCGATCAGCTCGGCGGCCCGCGCCTTCACGCCTCCCGTCTCACGCAGGGCCTTGGCCATCGCCTCGCGCTCGATGGCGCGCAACTCCTCGGAGAGCGGCACGCGGCGGAGCGGCTCGGAGTCGGCGGGGACCTCCGCCGGCGCGGCCTCCGGCTCCGACGAGCGGGGCGATGCTCCAGCGGTGGGAGGCGCGGGAGGCGACAGCGCGGCGAGGATGCGCTCGGGCAGGTGGCCCGGCCGCACCACCGCCTCCGTCACCGTGGCCGCCACGTAGTCCAGGGTGTTCTTCAGCTCGCGCACGTTGCCCGGCCAGCCGTAGCGCTCGAGCATCACCAGGGTCTCGGGTGCCAGTGACATCGGCTCGCGCCCCGAGGCGGTACAGGCGGCGGCGAGGAAGCGCTCGGCCAGCACGCGTACCTCCGCGCGCCGGTCTCGCAGCGGGGGCAGCACCACGGTGGCGGCTCCGAGGCGGAAGAAGAGATCCTTGCGGAAGCGCCCCGCCTCCACCTCCTTCTCCAGGTTGCGGTGCGTGGCGGCGACGATCCGGACGTCGATCTCCCGCTCCTTCGTCCCGCCCACGCGCAGGATGCGCCGTGTCTCCAGCACGCGCAGCAACTTGGCCTGGGCGGCCGCGGGCAGCTCGCCCGCCTCGTCGAGGAACACCGTGCCCCCCTCGGCCGTCTCCAGCAGACCCGGCTTGGCGGCCATGGCCCCGGTGAAGGCACCCTTCTCGTGGCCGAACAGCTCGCTCTCCACCAGCGTCTCGGCGATGGAGGCGCAGTTGATGGCCACGAAGGGCTTGCCCGAGCGGCGCGACCAGTGGTGCACGGCGAAGGCGGCGTTCTCCTTGCCGGCACCCGTCTCGCCGAGGATGAGCACCGTCAGCTCGCTGGCCGCCAGGCGGCGGATGAGCTCGTAGAGGCGCAGCATGGCCGGATCGGCCACCACCACGGTGCGCTCGCCGAGCACCAGCTCCGTGGCCTGTGCCGCCCGGCCGCCCTGGCCGGGGAGCGAGGGCGGGGAGGACGCGGCATACAGCACCAGGTTCACCTCGCCGATGGACACCACGTCGCCCGGCTGGAGCGGAGACACCTCCTGGATGAGCTGTCCGTTGACGCGTACGCCGTTGTGGCTGTCCCAGTCGGAGATGCGCACCTGGCCGCCCTGGACATAGAGCCGGGCATGGCGGCGGGACACCGAGCGGTCCGTGACGCGGACATCCATCTCGGTGGCCCGGCCGATGTTCAGTTGCCCCTCGACCGGCAGGTCCACCATGGACGACGTCGTCCCATCGACCACGAGCAGGCGGAACCGCTCGACATTCTTGCGCACGTTCACCTGGCCCACGCTCCAGGTCTGATCGTCACCCTCGTCCATGGGGCTGGATTGTAGCCCCAGGGACGCACGGGCGGAGTATCCGGCTAGTAGAGCCCGGAGTAGGTGTTCATCGAGGGCAGGGAGCCCATCGGCGCCGCCTGCCAGGGGGCGATGATGTACCCGGGCCACATGCTGCTGGTGGTCGTCAGGAGGCCCGGGCCCACGTCCTTCCGCCAGAGGCGGAGCACGGGGGCACCGGCCGGGGGTGGCCTGACGTAGATGTATCCCTCGAGGTTGTTGGACCCGTCGGAGGCATAACCCGGGGGTACCTGAGAGCCCTCGACCAGGGTGACGTAGCGCCGCTTGCCATCGGGCTGGGTGGAGGTGTAGCGCCGCAAGGGCAGCGTGTCCTTCAAAGCCGGGACGGCGAAGGGGGCGTTCGTGCTGAAGAGGGGGCCCTCGTAGAAGGGGGGCCGATTGGCACCGATGTCCGGCAGGAAGTCAGCCGCGCCCGGGATGCTCGAATCCGGCCTGTAGCTGGCATATCTGCCCGACGCACCGATCTCCACCCTGGACGTGGTCAGGTACGCGCCGGTATTCGAGTTGACGAAGCGGTAGAGCCCCGCATCGATATAGGCGGAGTAGGAGAACAGCAGCGCACCGGCCGCCTGCAGCTCGCCCCTGGACATGTCCTCGCAGAACCGGGGCGGGTTGGGACGGGTGATGGGATCCCGGGGATCCTGCACGAAGCTGGCGTCGCTGGCGCAGGCGCCGTTGAGCGGC from Archangium lipolyticum includes these protein-coding regions:
- a CDS encoding sigma 54-dependent Fis family transcriptional regulator is translated as MDEGDDQTWSVGQVNVRKNVERFRLLVVDGTTSSMVDLPVEGQLNIGRATEMDVRVTDRSVSRRHARLYVQGGQVRISDWDSHNGVRVNGQLIQEVSPLQPGDVVSIGEVNLVLYAASSPPSLPGQGGRAAQATELVLGERTVVVADPAMLRLYELIRRLAASELTVLILGETGAGKENAAFAVHHWSRRSGKPFVAINCASIAETLVESELFGHEKGAFTGAMAAKPGLLETAEGGTVFLDEAGELPAAAQAKLLRVLETRRILRVGGTKEREIDVRIVAATHRNLEKEVEAGRFRKDLFFRLGAATVVLPPLRDRRAEVRVLAERFLAAACTASGREPMSLAPETLVMLERYGWPGNVRELKNTLDYVAATVTEAVVRPGHLPERILAALSPPAPPTAGASPRSSEPEAAPAEVPADSEPLRRVPLSEELRAIEREAMAKALRETGGVKARAAELIGMPLRTFTFKCKQYGL